TTGGGCCCCAGCGGTCGTTGGttgtgttgcagcggaccgctgggcgtctcgaatgctccagatttccaactttgaCTTTTTCGctgtctttttaggctcaaatatgcacatttatcacaaaacacgttaaaataacaaaatggatcaaatatgcaaaatatggacgTGAATTGAGATTTGACAttaaaaatggaccaaataaaggcctaaaaacagtgcaaaatccgagcgtatcaactctcccaaacttacatttttgtttgtcctcaaacaaaacaataaagacacaaaatagacgcacggaatgcacaaggactaaacgtcataattgcctcaaagtaAGGAAACGATAGACTAAGCATaaattaacgcaatcaaatcaagcaaggattattagtgcactttcattactaactcgtagAACACCTTGAaatcatgcactcacatgtggcaaacttccaaagattgGAAGTGATtattctctcactctcaaagtggtTAAAGGTAATGTGTATAAGctctcaaatcatgcatcatgcaaagtttaccataggcttgctcaaagtctaatcatTCCTCTACttgatgtgattaagcatcaaaagtccgaaaggtctttatttttggtcgtaatgtaggctctttggtcgGTGtggaatatttggctaaaaagtgaatcaaaaataaaaatatcccaagtaGTGTAAAAATGACTTCACTTTTCTAAACCCAAGACACTTTTAGCACTTTATTTTTCACCTTCAACTCACTTCCAAAACCCTTGatatctctctcttttcttttctttttcaacctttctttctttttctctttttcttttcttctattTTCATAAGCATCATTTTAAatcaagcacacattttgaatttttcacaatttcacaaGTTGCACTTTTCTAtattaagcacactactttctATAACTCTTCCTcattatctctccaattcctttacaaaagacATCACAAActatactaacccaaggaattgtccccatATATTTTGCTTCAaaaattggctccaaagggaaaattttgaaatttaagagggtcgaaaattttaggtataaaagtagctaagaaaatATGGCATAACATCCCCCTTtgtcaacttaaacactatataaacttaggcagactaggagcacGTTCTGAAAACATATACATGCATGCAGATAAATCTCACAAGAAAGAAATTAGGCTCAAAtttcacaaggtataagcatgatcaaggcgaacaagcaattcactaattatgcaccttttcaccaaaccatcaaatcaaaacgtcaagccatacttaatcTAAGATGAAAAGAACTACATATCATTGGaaactcggtctaatgtgtccctaaatATGCATGTCATGGATTCACCTTCGGGTTTTTAAAACAGAAACTTAAactaagaactaaagcaaaaacctaaactcacggtccaccacttcaccCCTTAACTTATTTACAataaagtgtaaaataagtttatagagtcggtagggacgtgagtaaactaataaaaagaaaacataccttGAAATTTTTCGTGTAGTGGCTGGACGgcgcaaaaattcaaaaaatcaaaaaaattgggGCTGGAACACTGTATTTGGGTGACGAGTCAGACCGTTCCAGTGAGtgcccagcgggccgctgggaGAGTCCTGAACCTGCGAAAATTTTCAATCAACACAAAACgaaaattaaacataaaaacTACTTAAAACTTAAGCAAAAATTGTCAAACTATATAAAGAAATTGtcttcaaaacaaaaacaaatatgatacaagtgctcatttaaagtcatgagcttgacttctttattcttgaggaggaggagggaagCGAGTGTTGAGGTCGTCAAAGGCGCCAATAAGATAGGCGATGTTGCCACTCATGGTTTGACGCTCCTCTCGAGCCTCGGCGGCCATCCTTTGGAGCTTGGCGATTTATTGACGTTGTTGCACATTTGCGAGCCGTTGAGCCTCCCAAAAGTCTTGCTCCGTCGCCCGCCAATCACCTTGCGCCTCCCAACCATGTTGGTTGAAGGCGTTTACTTGTTTTTGCTCCGCTCAACGGTTGTCCGAAGTGTTGGACATATTTTGCATGTAGGAGAACATCTCTCCTAAGCGGGTGGAGATGTCGGCTTGAAACTCCTCATTGGCGTTGGGCCTTCCGCGACGGCAGTTGGCTCTATTGCGGCGGCGGTGGCCCTcaacttcttcctcttcttggtGCGGCAGTGCCCCACTCCCTTGGGCTTGCGAATGATCTCCGCCTTCATGATAATGATCAATGGCGTCAAAGGCGGATTCTTCGTCGGGGTCGAAGGTGGGGATGCGCATCGGCAAATCCTCTTCCTAAATTCCCCTTGAACAGGGTTTGCCTCAATGGCTCGTCGATGGGCGGCGGTGTCGAGCTTCCACATGGTCTTATTGTCCCACGTGTCGACCTTGGTAAAAAATGGAATGAGAACGGGAAAGTGATCTCACTCTACTTGGAGGAAGAATACTTGTCCACTCGAGTCGGTCTTCAAGAGCCCCACCGAAAACAACACCTCGTAGGTGATGTACATCTCCCCCATGTCCGCGGTGAAGTCTGTGGTCGGGATGTCAATATGTTCGCCAATCGCCGTGTTTAATCCCCTAACAAATAGTGCTCCCGTCCTTCTTGGAGATGCGGTCGACCTAAGTAGTGGAGAGGATCCCAAAGTTGATCCCCTTCTTGTTGAGAAGACTCCACATCACATTTAGCTCGGTTTGGGACACTCCTCCACCGTCAATCCGAGCGAACATAAGTTGGGTCATGGCTCGGTAGAGGTACCTCAATACGGGGTTACGGATGGAAGAGGACTTGGCGTAGGCCGGGATAAAGTCTTCCCCTTCCAAGGTCATTGCTCCCCAAATGTCGGAGTAGTCATACTCCACTTCTTCAGCGGGATTGAGGTTGTAACAATGGAACACCTCGGAGAGATCATCCATAGAGAATATGTGGTTGCGGTTGCCGAGGTGGAAGTCTATCATCTCGGGGATGCGGGACCGGTGGTTCCTGTGCAACTTGAGTGTGCTAGGAACTCAAGAGTGAGTCTCCTATACGAGGGCCATCTCTCTCGGAACATGTAGATCAAGCCGTTTCCCTCCCCGACGTTGCACAACGCCCAAAAATCCTCGACAATCCCCAAGGTAGTGAGGGGAAGCTCAAGTGGGTACCGTGAGGGCACCGTGTCTCTAGCCGGGACTCTTTTCCAAATAGCCTTGTGGTCGCCAATCGGAAGGCTAACACCATAGCTCTTCGCATTCTTCGGCTTGCCACTTGTTGTCATTTTCttacaaaagaaaattataCTCTTAAAAGAGCACCAAACAATAGACAAACAAGGGTTTCCCCTAAACTTGCACCCAATAAACACATATAGAACAATTAACTAAAAGAGGTGCAAGTTTATTCTGTCAGTTTTTCTGTCCAGACCACGAGACCGACTTTCAAATTTCAGAATATGTGGGTGAGACATGAGAGTTTTAGTGCCGAGATTGCCAGAATCTGGGAGGCAGAGACAGGATGCAATGACATGATGAACCTCCAGCTCAAGCTTATCAGGGCCAAGAAGTTCTTAAAGGTTTGGAACAGAGAGGTTTTTGGCAACATCATCCAGAACCTAAAGGAGGCAGAGCAGGCTGTTCTTGAGGCACAGATTTTATATGATACTGACCCGACTCCTGCACATAGAGCCGAATTCAGTAGAGTGTCTGCAGAGCTCATCATCACGGCGAAGATGGAGGGAGAATTTTGGAGGCAAAAGGCGGCGATTAGATGGGCTGCTGATGGGGAAAGGAACTCCAAATTTTTTCATGGATGGGTAAGACAGAAGAGAGTTAAGTCGAGGATACATACGGATACGGTCGAGTTTGGGGGGCAGGCACTGACGGAAGAGACAGAGATTAGGGAGTCGGCGGCAACCTTCTTTCAGCAGCTTCTGACATCGGATGTGGGGGACCTTGCAGAGCCCGACTTATCTCTTATCCATACACTTCCAAACTCAATTGATCAGGAGGCTCTGTGTTCGCCGTCGCAGGATAAGGAGGTTAGAGATGCAGTGTTTGGGATCAGTGGTGATAGTGTGTCCGGGCCGGGTGGGTTCACTTCGTTGTTCTTTCAGTCATGCTGGGACACTGTTGGGAGGGATGTGATTGCAACTGTGGGAGACTTCTTCAGTGGGGCGTTTATGCCCCGAAGCTTCACGGTGACCATGATCGTCCTTATTCCGAAGAAGCCTAACCCGGTCACGTGGGGAGATTTTAGACCGATCAGCCTCTACAATGTTAcgaacaagatcatcacaaagATCATTGCCTCGAGACTTGCACCTCTACTACCCCTTGTCATTGCACCGAATCAGAGTGGGTTCATCAAGGGCCGTCTGCTTAGCGACAATGATCTTCTGGCTCAAGAGTTGATACATGACCTGGGGAAGGAGCTCTCGAGTAGAGGGAGATCGCCCAATCTGGCTCTCAAGCTGGACATGGCAAAGGCATATGATAGAGTCCAATTGTCGTTCCTACTCAAGGTTTTGGAAACAATGGGATTCTCACAGACCTGGGTGGATATGATCAGGAGATGCATCTCGTCATGTTGGTTTTTTGTCCTGGTGAACGGTGGCCCGGCAAGCTTCTTTCAGTCATCCAGGGGGCTGAGGCAAGGAGACCCCTTATCACCTTCCCTCTTTGTATTGGCGGCAGACTACTTATCGAGATGTCTTGACAGATTGATCAAAGGGGATAGAGAGATGGTCTATAGATGTCGGAAAAAGGCCCCCGTTATCACTCACCTCTCCTATGTGGATGACATCATCATTTTCTCGAGGGCTCATAGAGGGGCGGTGGAGAAGTTGGTTGGATGCCTGGATCATTACATAGCTGTGTCTGGGCAGCTGGTGAACAATGGGAAGACACACTTCTACTTAGCGAATGAGCACATGGAGTTCGCTGACATTGTGGAGGAGGTTGGAGGATTTCAGAGAGGGGCGATGCCTTTTACATACCTTGGGGTGCTGATTTTCCAAGGTGCAAGGAGGGCAGACCATCTTTTGCCCCTTAGGCAGAGGCTGATGGACAGGATCCAAAGTTGGCTGGTCCCACCGACATCTTGCTTTTGGGGATCGTCTGGCTCTGATTAAGAGCACCCTGGCCGCTATCCCGCTATACATCTTACAGGTCATGAGCCCTCTGCTTGGATATCTTGACGAGTTGGAGCATATATTGGCTAGATACTTTTGGGGCACAGTtggagagaagaggaagctTCACTGGATTTCTTGGACACAAATTTGCTTGCCTTTTGAGGAGGGTGGCTTGGGTATTCGCCGCTTCAGGGAGGTGGCAGTGGCTTTTGGGTTCAAGCTGTGGTGGCGACTGCTAGCTCAGGACTATCTCTGGGCCCAGTTCATGACCCAGAAGTACAATATCCTCCCTTGTCATTTGCATACATCCCCTTGTTGGTCACATGATTGTCCTACTTGGCGTCGTTTGCGTCGTATTTGGTCATACATGCATGAATATATTCGTTGGTCCTTGGGTGAGGGGAAGGTCAGCTTCTGGGATGATGTCTGGCTTGGGGCTACCTCCATCCGGAGTCTGTGCGTCCCGGGAAATGATCCTCCCCAATCTCAGGTCGTTGCATCATATTGGCATGAGCATGCATGGGATGAGGATATGCTGCATAGTTATATTTCAGGTTTGGTGTACCTCTCCATGTGATAGACCAGATCAGAGCCACGCCGATCGAGTTGGGGGCGAAGAATGTGAGGCGGTGGAGTCTGACTAGCCATTGCGAGTTCTTTGTGACCTCAGCCTGGGAGAGCATCCGGATTAGACTGCCGAAGAGGAagattttttctcttatttggAACCAGGGGTTGACTCCTACCATGTCGGTGTTCATTTGGAGGTTACTGTTTGGTAGACTGTCGGTGGATGAGAAGTTTCAGAGGAGGGGAATTGAGTTAGCGTCTAGGTGTCAGTGTTGTAGGTCTCCTTCGGTCGAGTCTCTCACCATGTCTTTTTTTCAAGTCAGTCGGCGGTTTCTGCATAGGAGTATTTCGATGCCTGGTTTCCTTCCTCGCACACACCGATTCTCACGAGCACCTatattgcacttagactaggtcacAGGCGGAGGTCTTCTTTCCAGAGGGTTCCCGCCATGCATATTAGTTTTCCTCTTCCTTGTTTGAttgcttggtttctttggacggagaggaacaACTGCAAGCATGGCGGTCGTCCTTTTCGCCATTCACATGTTACTTGGCAGGTCACCCATCATCTGCATGTGCTAGTTCTGGCCGGTAGGATCACCTCGACTCATTGGAGGGGATGTTCGCCGTCGGTTGATTTCATGCCTTTCTCCCCCAGACAGCATGTTCTTCGGTCGCTCATGGTCCTTTGGCATCCTCCTGATgcaccttgggtgaagctgaacacagatGGTGCCTTCTCTACATCAACATTGGCGGCGGGGGAGGGAGGATTGGTTCGTGGTTCTAATGGAGGCCTTCTGCGGGCCTTTTGTGCTCCGGTAGAtgcatcatcgagctttgaaGCGGAGCttttggctctgattcgggGTTTGGAGATGGCTATGGAGCTTTCTACCCACATTTGGATAGAGCTGGACTCAGCGGCTCTGGTTAGTTTGTTGTCATCTGGACACCTTGGCTCCGTGGATTTTGGACATCATATGGCATTGATCCGGAGCATGACAGCTCAACGGCAGGTTCGATTCTCACACATATACAGAGAAGAAAACCGGGCCGCTGATTTTCTGGCAGGtgggggggtccagacccctgcccttaCATATTTTGATCCAATCTCTGCGCTTGGTACCTGAAGGTGCTAGTTAGGATGGATCAGCTGGAATATCCTAACTTTCGTTTCCGACGTATAGATGCGGGTTGATCTAGCTCTTCTGGTGGTTGGTTTTGGTCTTTTTTCGTTTCTCCCTTTAGTGTATTTAGTCATCTTTTTCCACTTGATAGAATGGAGGATATCGACTTGTAGGACCTCTACTTTGCATCTTCTTGTTCTTGTTTAgatcttagtcacttttgggctaagatcatgtttTTGGAACATTACATTTTGATCTTATTTACGGGTTaggggtctgcctaaaccctCCGCCCACAAAGGGCATttttgattgaaaaaaaaagtattcTAAATTGCAACATGTGAACATGTAAAATAATACCAACAATTTAGAACAAAAACAATCCATTCCCCAACGTGAAATAATCCCCCATGAAGAGACGTATCAACATGCACATCACAAAACAACAATCTCTAAAATTAAACATGTATCACAATTCATGGAAGTAATAATAGTCTCACAATACTATGAACATGGTTGCAatatataaacaacaaagaacaaaagggaattcaccaacaaaaaccaacaattCACCACCATAAACAAATATTTAACCATAGAACTCAAGTAAAAACTTCACCACAATCACCCCCATGCTAAAAGATGCTTCTCAACCGAAAAATTCAACAATTAAGAGCAAAATCAAAGAAAGAATTCAAGCTAAACTCAGAAATTAAAGTTAGGATTGTACCTTGTGTTGGAAAGAATTGAACGACGAAAGCTTGAAATAACAATTGCAAAGGAGGAATGAGAGTGTAGGTGTGTGAATTTGGTGATATTTTGGAGTGGGGGTCGTGTGCAAGGAAGAATGGAGAGAAAAGGTGGAGAAGAGAATGAGAAACATACCTTTTAATAGGCAATTAGCGTCACTGACTCTCGCGTAGCGACCGCTGCAGCCCGCCCTAGGGGCCTGCACCTGCAAACGTGTAAAATGGGCAGCGACCGCTGTGGATTGTGCAGCGGCTGCTCCGggttaatgttttttttatgtgcagaaatgcacgaaaattatggaaaaatgaaaaatgaaaataacgaaaaataaagaaaacgaGTTGGATTGCCTCCCAACAAGGgcctt
This sequence is a window from Salvia splendens isolate huo1 chromosome 5, SspV2, whole genome shotgun sequence. Protein-coding genes within it:
- the LOC121804059 gene encoding uncharacterized protein LOC121804059 encodes the protein MVLWHPPDAPWVKLNTDGAFSTSTLAAGEGGLVRGSNGGLLRAFCAPVDASSSFEAELLALIRGLEMAMELSTHIWIELDSAALVSLLSSGHLGSVDFGHHMALIRSMTAQRQVRFSHIYREENRAADFLAGGGVQTPALTYFDPISALGT